The Kryptolebias marmoratus isolate JLee-2015 linkage group LG9, ASM164957v2, whole genome shotgun sequence nucleotide sequence CTTCCGGCCCTGAACGGCGTCAATGCCGCTGATGAAAGACTTTATCTCCTGGGAAAGTTCCTGAGCACTACAGAACAGAAAGGAGAAAAGTGAGAAAACTGGCTTCCACAAGCTATACAAGTATGAATAAACCCCTGAAGTCACAAAAGTAAAcaagaaatgcatatttcaGAGCTCCAACTAGCGATTTTCATTATCACttataaaaattaaagagcttattaatgtttttatttcaaattagcTACAAGAGGttcatttaatatgtttatttaacgTCATGATGCTGCTGGACCTTTGAATTTCCCTCTGGGACCAATAAAAGTATCTAACTGGCTTggctttataaaataaattatttataaggTAAGTAACCCTTAGATTTACACATTTTGCGATCTGCAACAAAATGTACATATATAGAGATATTTGCTTTGTTATAACTGATCTAAGACTATAATATCAGTGTTAAACATTGCTAAACATCagaatattcatttatttgtaaattcaGTTAAATTTATGTGCTCCCTGTTCCGAGTTCATGACATAAAATCCAGCTAATAAGCCCCAACCTTCAACACACTGCTATCACGGGACGGTGTGGCGACATATAAAGGTTTTACCTGATATAAAAACCCCTaagatgaaacagaaaacctgagCTGGGTGAGTTTTTCTGTCTGTACGGTTCTCACCTCAGTGCAGTCTGAGTCTGCGCGGTGAGGCTCAGGGAGCTCTGCATCGCTTTCAGCGGACTCCCGTCAAAAACCACCGACATAATTCGCTCCCTGAACAGCGGGGCCTCGCATTGAACCCGCCTCTCGGCTCTGGAGCTCCGAAACGTAGCACTGgaacagctttttgttgtcgttttctCCAGTCAAAACTGGGCACACCATTCAAGAAACGGAGAGGTCCGTTCCCGGAAGTTGGAGCTTTTTCGCCGtcacaaaaaggaaacaggatATCCGCTGCGTGCCATCGGTGGCGACATCTAGTGGTCGGAGCGGATATTACATTTTCACTGTCATTAAAGAGGCCTTTTAATATCACATCTTATCATTATTCTACTTtactaataaaacaataacttttcttttgtttgctttataaTATGTCATTTATATCTTCTCTTTAAAAGCCTTTTCATCGCATCTATTACACTtcataaaaataagttaaataaaaaaataaatgagaaatatttaacgcaccaaatatatatttaactcCACACTAAATACTTCATttccaaactaaacatttaatatgctaactaaatatttagctggcaaactaaatatttagctcagaCCTAAATGTTTAGCCAATATGCAAATTATTTGCCAAAAagactatcaaaataaaagccgaATCTGTATAGCCGTTATAACAAACAGCTCGTCTGATGTTCTCTGCTAACACGTTTGACATGTCCACAGGAAAAGAATGATGATAAAATACgaaacaggagaaaactgaaGCGATTCAGTGTTTTGGCGGTTTGGCAAGAGGTGTATATAGAGGTtcggattttattttgaaacttccGCTTTTCGTATTTTCGAATTTGCATATTGGCTAAATATTTAGGtttgagctaaatatttagttagcaaaataaatgtttagtttggaaattaattatttagcTCGGACATcaacatttagtttgtaaaactaaatatttaggatgaagctaaatatttagttagcaaaataaatgtttagtttggaaattaattatttagcTCGGACATcaacatttagtttgtaaaactaaatatttaggaTGAAGCTAAATATTAAGCTTGCTAACTAATATTTAACTTAATATTTAAGTAACATATTTAGTTTGGAACTATGGcatttataaatatatgaatatcttggtgaaaaatttcAGGCTTCCAGTTCTCTCCGATGGGCATCCTAAAATacataaagcaaaataagacaCGGATCATTACCACTGGGAGACGAAACATTTCTCATTTGTAACTCTGGCAATGTTTCATCACTGAATTGTCATCTGAAATGTCAATGCACGTATgagtcagaggtcagaggtcgctCATCATGCTGGACCCTGACCTGCTGATCATTTAGATGTAAATCATTCACACCCAGAGATATCATCTGAACCCATTGATAGGAGTTTCTTTCTCCTGTCGGTAATACCAATATGCTGTTTGAAGCGCCACTTCATGAGTGATAAATGTTGGTCCAACCTGTTCTGACTGTGTATCCAGAGCACCCACGGTcagaaataactaaataaattcCTTCTCAAATTACAGATAATTGTCGGGGTTGTTAAGTCTTCTCACCGCCAACTTTCTGATTTTGTACTCAACAGTGTCAGTGTCATTTAATAAGCATGGCATAAAAATGTCATAGTGTTACAAACGATCCATAACAGCTGTATAAGatatctaatttaaaaataaaaagatttggaGAGAAAGGCTCCTAAAATGTAAGATTAAATATTAAGCTTTTTTTCATGTAATTGTAGCTATTTCTCTACCTTTGATTGATCCCTTTAGTCAAGCAAAACAGGCttattttaagtttgatttactAGAAATgtaggttttggttttgttttctttctttggttaGCCTGGAGGTCACGTGACCGGAGCGATCAGCTGATCCCTCCCATCTGCTCCTTGGTGTCTGGTCGCGTCAGTcgcttctttatttcttttaccaACAACCTCCCCGTCGATAACCTTACCAGGTAAGACGGAATAACCTTTATAATCCCAATTTTTAGCCGGAACGAGGGTTTCAGAGTTTAGATCAGTAGAcggaggcttttattttatgttgttttgttgtgttgttttcacGATTTGAACCATTTCAGCCCAATATTAGCGGCTACAGCTCGCTTTCATCCGTTTTTATCATCGATTTTGTTTGCtggatctgtaaaactggagggttttattctgtttggtatttattttcatatataaaGACATAATGGCAGATAATCTGCACTATTGTTTACATGAGactcaaaaatctttttttttttttcttttttaagggtTAGGCTGTACTTGGACGCTgtaatttgatgtaaaatagacaagaaaaaataataaaacaagccCTCACTCCAATGCTCTGAGCTATAATTAGAATTGGAgtaacatgttgttttttcctgcaggtggaaacagaaagcaaaacctTTCAGGACACAGAAACCCTGACATGGCTCCAACTCTGGTAAGAAAAGCACTCAGTTGTATTTTTAGACGCTTTTCTCATGTCGCTGCTACCAAACAAGGTTTCTTACTTAttattgtgtctgttagcaaaatatccgatgaaccactggaggaatttcaatgaaacttgcagaaagtaaccaatggatgtacatctgcagctgattaacctttggagtcgacTCGATTcgagatggccgctgcagccaactcactttaaaaaacacaaaaatggctgtattttaGGAAATGTggcagacactgagctaaaacatgatgtggtagtagctgagagtcattcacaacacgtgctTTGAGCCCAACATCTACCATGTCGCCATTTCTCGGCAGAAAATGATCTAAAAGTCTAAAACGTTGCTGTAAAAGTCGgtaggcgatatgcattctttggATGAATGCGGGGCCCTTTTTAAACAGCTTGACTGAAGGcgtttttgattcatttttaattaaaagtctcGGACCGTTTTCACCCCACGTCCCTCGTCTGGTCGAATGTCGAGGAAAGACAAATCTGTTGTAACGtgaaacacttcctgtctgcgtTTTTAAATCCCAGTACGATGAGAAACCAGAGCCCGGGGACCTGATTGAGATCTTCCGCACCTCCTATCAGCACTGGGCTGTGTACGTAGGCGACGGCTTCGTTGTGCACTTGGCACCACCCtgtgagtcacacacacacactggactGTGTCCCAAATACCagtctgaaacaaaaagcagcttatGCCGGCTCACATATTCACCGTACAGTAGGcttttcagagaaaacaagTATATCTGTAGtctctaaatcaggggtgtccaatcctggtcctcgagggccaccatcctgcatgttttccttgtttctctgctccagcacacctgatttgaatcaatgggtgattaacaggcttctgcagaacatgaagaggtgatttaaccactgaatcaggtgtgttggagcagagaaacaaggaaaacgtgcaggatggtggccctcgaggaccaggattggagacccctgctctgaATGATGAAACCCGCTGTAGCCCCTCACACGTCTTCCTGCTGTTGTTGGTGTTTCCACAGCCGAGGTCGGGAGCGCAGGGTCCAGCAGCATCATGTCGGTGCTTTGTGAAAAGGCCATCGTTCAGAAAGACGAGCTGTGGGACGTGGTGGGGACCGACCGGTGGGAGATCAACAACAACCTGGACAAAGAGTACAAACCTCGGCCGGTTCACGCCATCGTGCGGGACGCCTGCGCCGCCGTCGGCCAGGAGCTGCCGTACTGCGTCCTCAGGGGAAACTGCGAGCACTTTGTCACCGAGCTGCGCTACGGCACGGCCAAGTCCCGGCAGGTGGGCGGCGAACAGAACGCAACAAATCCAGAGTTACGTCGCTTCGGCGCCGGTCTTGTAGAATCGTGAAGTGTAACTGTGATGTTTGCTTCCAGGAATATGGCAAACATtgatttaaatagaaaaaaaacaaacaacttaacTAGTCCAGGGAGGTCCAGgtacaaaagaacaaatgtcacCGACCTAATCAAGACAATATGAAATTATTTGGAGAAATAACTGTTCCTACAGTAGGAGaaatgagtgttttgtttacatctgtgAGGACTGAATGTTTAAGAGAAGTCCAGCCTCTCATGGGGAAACAGAAAATCCATCCACCCGTCCTTCAGTTAGACAGTTTGACGTATCAggacacaataaaaatgaaaaacaaacctaacaaaacacaacaggttGCTCCTTGCCattatttaatgaacaaaagTGCAGCGGCAGTGAGTCCGCTCTTAGCCGCTCATCAGAGTGATCCTCGCTATAAAAGTTAGAGTTCTGGATCGCAGCGTGAACCCAGTTTTTCCTtcacaacttttccattttgtctttgtttaataaatcgTGACTCGGCAGAACCGGTTGCGAGTTTTTTCTTTATGTCCTTTTTATCCTGTCCTGATACGTCCAAAGCTAGAATTAAAAAGGAGCGACTGTAGGTGTAACTTCCACGAATCGTGgatttgaatatttctgtttctgttacaaAGCATTTGAGGAACAAGTGAATGAAAAGGACTTCAGCACACACACCCGTTTCATCCGCCCTGAACTATCCACCtcgttgttgtttctgttgtagtGACTCATGTGTGTACTTGGAGGAATTTAAACAATCAAAGCTGCTTCGTGTTTCTCCCCCCTGCAGGTGCAGAAGGCAGgagaggtgatgatgatggcaGGCGTGGCCGCCGCCGTGGGTTTGGGCGTCGTGGCTCTGGCGGGAGCTCTGTTCGGAggcagcaaaaaggaaaacaaaaacgagAAGTGACTGAGAGCTGCGTCGATGGGAGTCGTCACGGAAACCTACGTCTAACAGCGCCTAACTATCACCCCGAACCTGGCATTTCACAGGACCGTCAGCTAACTGCCCCTCAAGCTCCTGCTGGTTTGGGAAACtaaaaaacaaggcaaaaaaacaacaactccatTTTGGGGtctttacattttctaaataataaaaaaagcacaaatttaaCTCACGATGTTTCAACTTTTCAAAGCTGCCAAATTAAAATGCTTTCAGATGTTCTCAAATTAACGTATATTTTAGTCTGTAAATAATGTGCTGAGAGTTTTTAATCTTCTACAaacctaaaatatttaaagtaaatatgtaAGAAATAACAGCTGTAACTAgattctgtaaatgttttatctcGCTCGTGAATCAGATCTCTAATATTGATCAATACCTAATAAGCTACATTGTTATTCAGTGTTGTGTCATGTTTGATAAAAGCACATACGTGTCAAATAACGCCATTTTGTCTTCCTctgatatttaatgttttaaataaagaaaaatgtgtgcAAGTCTGACTTTCTCCACAAGTATTTTCTTAACCAAAAGGCCAATTATAGGCGTCGGATTTCAGCTCCGGATCTCTAAAACGGAGTTATAGGCACATTTGTGggagctaatgttgattagctgcggcagccatcttacataaggttgactctaaaagtcaaCCGGTTGGAAATGAacttccaatgattactgtgGTAATGAACACAGACATCACCGCTGCGGGCGATAATAAATCTGTCACCAGCAAACATCTAgagattcccaaagttggggtcgggaccccagtgtgggtcactcgacaccaagcaggggtccttagataatctccagatatcaacttacaataaaaaactttgtttttaag carries:
- the LOC108231218 gene encoding phospholipase A and acyltransferase 3-like; translated protein: MAPTLYDEKPEPGDLIEIFRTSYQHWAVYVGDGFVVHLAPPSEVGSAGSSSIMSVLCEKAIVQKDELWDVVGTDRWEINNNLDKEYKPRPVHAIVRDACAAVGQELPYCVLRGNCEHFVTELRYGTAKSRQVQKAGEVMMMAGVAAAVGLGVVALAGALFGGSKKENKNEK